The genomic region TCAGGCACGTCCAGCCCCATGTCCAGCCAGCTGTAGCTGAGCACATGCAAGAAAGCGTAGAAAAACGCAAACAGCCCCAGCATGCGCCGCCACCGTGCCAGCGCAGGCACGGCCAACGTGATACGCAACGGGGTCAGGGCCAACACCACGCACAGTGCGCGCAAGGCCCAGTCACCGGTGGAGCGGATCAGTGCCTCGGCCGGGTTGGCACCGAGCTGGTTGGTGGCCGCGGCCACCACCAGCCACACCGCGGGCAGCAGCGCCGCACAAAACAAGATGGGTTTGGCGGCGGGATGCAGCAGCGCCATGCGCCAGTCGCCCGCCGTGCTGGGGGGGCGCTGTGGACTCGTACCCGTTTGCACGTCAGTAGAACTTCTTGAGGTCCATGCCCGCATACAGCTGGCCGACCTGGGCTTCGTAGCCGTTGAACATCAGCGTCTTGCGCTTCTTGGCAAACAGGCCGTCTTCGCCAATGCGGCGCTCGGTGGCTTGGCTCCAGCGGGGGTGGTCCACGTTGG from Acidovorax sp. DW039 harbors:
- a CDS encoding protein-methionine-sulfoxide reductase heme-binding subunit MsrQ, whose amino-acid sequence is MALLHPAAKPILFCAALLPAVWLVVAAATNQLGANPAEALIRSTGDWALRALCVVLALTPLRITLAVPALARWRRMLGLFAFFYAFLHVLSYSWLDMGLDVPDILADIAKRPFILVGTLAFVVLLALAATSFQRAIRALGGKHWQALHRTVYAAALLAVLHFFWMRAGKNNFAEVAVYAAIIAALLGWRLWRRLKG